A section of the Streptomyces sp. Je 1-369 genome encodes:
- the nadA gene encoding quinolinate synthase NadA, producing the protein MRVVTTAQSPADSVTLDVQPTPLALLLLGREADPRSERGVECPGDLPSPSDPDLVERARAAKERLGGKVFVLGHHYQRDEVIQFADVTGDSFKLARDAAARPDAEYIVFCGVHFMAESADILTTDDQKVVLPDLAAGCSMADMATAEQVAECWDVLTEAGVAEQVVPVSYMNSSADIKAFTGKHGGTICTSSNAKRALEWAYGQGEPGSTKVLFLPDQHLGRNTAVRDMGFSLDDCVVYNPHKPGGGLTAEQLRDAKMILWRGHCSVHGRFSLESVEDVRARIPGVNVLVHPECKHEVVAAADYVGSTEHIIQTLEAAPAGSKWAIGTELNLVRRLANRFAAEDKEIVFLDKTVCFCSTMNRIDLPHLVWTLESLADGKLVNRIEVDRETEQFAKLALERMLALP; encoded by the coding sequence GTGCGTGTTGTGACCACCGCCCAGTCCCCCGCGGACAGCGTGACCCTCGATGTACAGCCCACGCCCCTCGCCCTGCTGCTCCTCGGCCGCGAGGCCGACCCCAGGAGCGAGCGCGGCGTGGAGTGCCCCGGCGATCTGCCGTCCCCCTCCGACCCGGACCTGGTGGAGCGCGCCCGCGCCGCCAAGGAGAGGCTCGGGGGCAAGGTCTTCGTGCTGGGCCACCACTACCAGCGCGACGAGGTGATCCAGTTCGCTGACGTCACCGGTGACTCCTTCAAGCTGGCGCGTGACGCGGCCGCGCGGCCGGACGCCGAGTACATCGTCTTCTGCGGTGTGCACTTCATGGCCGAGTCCGCGGACATCCTGACGACGGACGACCAGAAGGTCGTACTGCCCGACCTGGCCGCGGGCTGCTCGATGGCCGACATGGCCACCGCCGAGCAGGTCGCCGAGTGCTGGGACGTGCTGACCGAGGCCGGCGTCGCCGAGCAGGTCGTGCCCGTCTCGTACATGAACTCGTCGGCCGACATCAAGGCGTTCACGGGCAAGCACGGCGGCACGATCTGTACGTCGTCGAATGCCAAGCGCGCCCTTGAGTGGGCGTACGGGCAGGGGGAGCCCGGTTCGACGAAGGTGCTCTTCCTGCCGGACCAGCACCTGGGCCGGAACACCGCCGTGCGCGACATGGGCTTCTCGCTCGACGACTGCGTCGTCTACAACCCGCACAAGCCGGGCGGCGGCCTGACCGCGGAGCAGCTGCGCGACGCGAAGATGATCCTGTGGCGCGGGCACTGCTCGGTGCACGGGCGCTTCTCGCTGGAGAGCGTGGAGGACGTCCGCGCGCGCATCCCCGGCGTGAACGTGCTGGTGCACCCGGAGTGCAAGCACGAGGTCGTCGCCGCGGCGGACTACGTGGGCTCCACGGAGCACATCATCCAGACCCTGGAGGCGGCTCCCGCCGGTTCCAAGTGGGCGATCGGGACCGAGCTGAATCTCGTACGCCGCCTGGCGAACCGTTTCGCCGCGGAGGACAAGGAGATCGTCTTCCTCGACAAGACGGTCTGCTTCTGCTCGACCATGAACCGCATCGACCTGCCGCACCTGGTCTGGACGCTGGAGTCCCTCGCGGACGGCAAGCTCGTCAACCGGATCGAGGTGGACCGGGAGACCGAGCAGTTCGCGAAACTGGCGCTGGAGCGGATGCTGGCGCTGCCGTAG
- a CDS encoding cysteine desulfurase/sulfurtransferase TusA family protein, translating into MAYFDVASSAPLHPVARQALHASLDEGWADPARLYREGRRARLLLDAAREAAAEAVGCRPDELVFTSSGTRAVHSGMAGALAGRRRAGRHLIVSAVEHSSVLHSAEAHEADGGAVTEVGVGRAGAVDPEAYAAALRDDTALACLQSANHEVGTVQPVARVAEVCRAAGVPLLVDAAQSLPWGRVDGDWSLLTGSAHKWGGPAGVGLLVVRKGVRFAVQGPVDERESGRAVGFENIPAIVAAAASLRAVRAEADAEGVRLRELTERIRARVPGLVPDVEVVGDPVRRLPHLVTFSCLYVDGETVLHELDRAGFSVSSGSSCTSSTLTPSHVLRAMGVVSEGNVRVSLPFGAEEAEVERFLEVLPGVVRGVRETLGAPVGGGAGDAEAVTVDALGMSCPLPVIELAKAIGRVRVGGTVTVLADDEVAAVDIPAWCWTREQEYVGERPADRGVAYVVRRSS; encoded by the coding sequence GTGGCCTACTTCGATGTTGCTTCCTCCGCTCCTCTTCATCCCGTTGCACGGCAGGCGCTGCACGCGTCGCTGGACGAGGGGTGGGCCGATCCGGCGCGGCTCTACCGCGAGGGGCGGCGGGCGCGGCTGCTGCTTGATGCCGCGCGGGAGGCGGCCGCCGAGGCCGTGGGGTGCCGGCCCGACGAGCTCGTCTTCACCTCCTCGGGAACCCGTGCCGTGCACTCCGGGATGGCCGGGGCGCTGGCCGGGCGGCGGCGCGCCGGACGCCACCTGATCGTGTCGGCCGTCGAACATTCGTCGGTACTCCATTCGGCCGAGGCCCATGAGGCCGACGGCGGGGCGGTGACGGAAGTCGGGGTGGGCCGGGCCGGGGCGGTGGACCCGGAGGCGTACGCCGCGGCGCTCCGGGACGACACCGCGCTCGCCTGTCTGCAGTCCGCCAACCACGAGGTCGGCACGGTGCAGCCGGTCGCCCGGGTCGCGGAGGTGTGCCGGGCCGCCGGGGTGCCGCTCCTGGTGGACGCGGCGCAGTCGCTGCCCTGGGGGCGTGTCGACGGGGACTGGTCGCTGCTGACCGGGAGTGCCCACAAATGGGGCGGTCCGGCAGGAGTCGGGCTTCTCGTCGTGCGGAAGGGAGTGCGCTTCGCCGTGCAAGGGCCCGTCGACGAGCGGGAGTCCGGGCGTGCCGTCGGCTTCGAGAACATTCCGGCGATCGTGGCGGCGGCCGCCTCGTTGCGGGCGGTGCGGGCCGAGGCGGACGCGGAGGGGGTACGGCTGCGGGAGCTGACGGAGCGGATCAGGGCGCGGGTGCCGGGGCTGGTGCCGGACGTGGAGGTGGTGGGCGATCCGGTGCGGCGCCTGCCGCACCTCGTCACCTTCTCCTGTCTCTATGTCGACGGGGAGACGGTGCTGCACGAGCTGGACCGGGCCGGTTTCTCCGTGTCGTCCGGGTCCTCGTGCACCAGCTCGACGCTGACGCCGAGCCATGTGCTGCGCGCCATGGGGGTGGTCAGCGAGGGGAACGTACGGGTGTCGCTGCCGTTCGGGGCCGAGGAGGCGGAGGTCGAGCGGTTCCTGGAGGTGCTGCCCGGGGTCGTGCGGGGGGTGCGGGAGACCCTGGGCGCGCCGGTCGGGGGCGGGGCCGGGGACGCGGAGGCCGTGACCGTCGACGCGCTGGGGATGAGCTGCCCGCTGCCGGTGATCGAGCTGGCCAAGGCGATCGGGCGGGTACGGGTGGGCGGCACCGTCACCGTCCTCGCCGACGACGAGGTCGCGGCCGTGGACATCCCCGCCTGGTGCTGGACGCGGGAGCAGGAGTACGTGGGCGAGCGGCCGGCGGACCGCGGTGTCGCGTACGTGGTCCGCCGGAGCTCGTGA
- the coxB gene encoding cytochrome c oxidase subunit II: MSPNGSDRSSRRPMRRKLPQVLTAGLILATATGCTYKDFPRLGMPTPVTEEAPRILSLWQGSWAAALATGVLVWGLILWSVIFHRRSRTKVEVPSQTRYNMPIEALYTVVPLIIVSVLFYFTARDESKLLKLEDKPAHTVNVVGYQWSWGFNYIEDVPGSDKGDAKTSKDLDAIPDRFRKDFPANAGGVYEVGTPGERNPQNGNPGPTLWLPKGEKVRFVLTSRDVIHSFWVVPFLMKQDVIPGHTNAFEVTPNKEGTFMGKCAELCGVDHSRMLFNVKVVSPERYKQHLEDLVKKNQTGYIPAGIEQTGHEKNRETNNL; this comes from the coding sequence GTGAGTCCCAACGGCTCCGACCGCTCGTCGCGGCGCCCGATGCGGCGGAAGCTGCCGCAGGTGCTGACTGCGGGCCTGATCCTGGCGACCGCCACCGGTTGCACATACAAGGATTTCCCCCGCCTTGGAATGCCCACCCCGGTAACGGAAGAGGCTCCGCGGATTCTCTCCCTCTGGCAGGGCTCGTGGGCGGCAGCGCTCGCCACGGGCGTGCTGGTATGGGGCCTGATCCTGTGGAGCGTCATCTTCCACCGGCGCAGCCGCACCAAGGTGGAAGTACCGTCGCAGACGCGTTACAACATGCCCATCGAGGCGCTGTACACGGTGGTTCCGCTCATCATCGTGTCGGTCCTCTTCTACTTCACGGCACGTGACGAGTCGAAGCTCCTCAAGCTCGAAGACAAGCCGGCCCACACGGTCAACGTGGTCGGCTATCAGTGGAGCTGGGGCTTCAACTACATCGAGGACGTGCCCGGTTCCGACAAGGGCGACGCCAAGACGTCCAAGGACCTGGACGCCATTCCGGACCGTTTCCGCAAGGACTTCCCGGCCAACGCCGGCGGTGTCTACGAAGTCGGTACGCCCGGCGAGCGGAACCCCCAGAACGGCAACCCCGGGCCGACCCTCTGGCTCCCCAAGGGCGAGAAGGTCCGTTTCGTTCTGACTTCGCGTGACGTCATCCACTCCTTCTGGGTGGTGCCGTTCCTCATGAAGCAGGACGTCATCCCGGGTCACACCAACGCCTTCGAGGTGACTCCCAACAAGGAGGGCACCTTCATGGGCAAGTGCGCCGAGCTCTGCGGCGTCGACCACTCCCGGATGCTCTTCAACGTCAAGGTCGTCTCTCCCGAGCGCTACAAGCAGCACCTCGAGGACCTCGTGAAGAAGAACCAGACCGGTTACATCCCGGCCGGCATCGAGCAGACGGGCCATGAGAAGAACCGGGAGACGAACAACCTGTGA
- a CDS encoding response regulator has product MTIRVLLADDQALLRSAFKVLVDSESDMEVVGEASDGAEAVELAKSERADVVLMDIRMPGTDGLAATRMISADPSLAHVRVVMLTTFEVDEYVVQSLRAGASGFLGKGAEPDELLGAIRVAAAGEALLSPVATKGLIAKFLAQGDGQDGDGRARGERLDALTGREREVLVQVAGGHSNDEIAERLEVSPLTVKTHVNRAMAKLGARDRAQLVVIAYESGLVRPRVE; this is encoded by the coding sequence GCTGCTGCGCAGCGCGTTCAAGGTGCTCGTCGACTCGGAGTCCGACATGGAGGTGGTCGGCGAGGCGTCCGACGGGGCGGAGGCGGTCGAACTCGCCAAGTCGGAGCGGGCCGACGTGGTCCTGATGGACATCCGGATGCCCGGCACCGACGGACTCGCCGCCACCCGCATGATCAGCGCGGACCCCTCACTCGCCCACGTCCGCGTGGTGATGCTGACGACCTTCGAGGTCGACGAGTACGTGGTGCAGTCGCTGCGCGCGGGTGCCTCGGGGTTCCTCGGCAAGGGGGCGGAGCCCGACGAACTGCTCGGCGCCATCCGCGTCGCGGCGGCGGGCGAGGCGCTGCTTTCGCCGGTGGCCACCAAAGGGCTGATCGCCAAGTTCCTCGCGCAGGGCGACGGTCAGGACGGTGACGGCCGCGCGCGCGGCGAGCGGCTCGACGCGCTCACCGGACGCGAGCGCGAGGTCCTCGTACAGGTCGCGGGCGGCCACTCGAACGACGAGATCGCCGAGCGCCTCGAAGTCAGCCCGCTCACCGTGAAGACCCACGTGAACCGCGCGATGGCGAAGCTCGGCGCACGCGACCGGGCCCAACTCGTCGTCATTGCGTACGAATCGGGCCTGGTGCGTCCACGGGTGGAGTGA
- a CDS encoding HesB/IscA family protein encodes MSVSDETTTVNDGILLSDAAAGKVKGLLEQEGRDDLALRVAVQPGGCSGLRYQLFFDERTLDGDVVKDFDGVKVVTDRMSAPYLGGASIDFVDTIEKQGFTIDNPNATGSCACGDSFS; translated from the coding sequence ATGTCCGTATCGGACGAGACCACCACCGTGAACGACGGCATCCTCCTGTCGGACGCCGCCGCGGGCAAGGTGAAGGGCCTGCTGGAGCAGGAGGGCCGGGACGACCTGGCGCTGCGCGTCGCCGTTCAGCCCGGCGGCTGCTCGGGCCTTCGCTACCAGCTGTTCTTCGACGAGCGCACGCTCGACGGCGACGTCGTCAAGGACTTCGACGGCGTGAAGGTCGTCACGGACCGGATGAGCGCTCCCTACCTGGGCGGCGCCTCCATCGACTTCGTGGACACCATCGAGAAGCAGGGCTTCACGATCGACAACCCGAACGCCACGGGCTCCTGCGCCTGCGGCGACTCCTTCAGCTGA
- a CDS encoding efflux RND transporter permease subunit, with protein MSWLSRFSLAQRALIGLMSIIAIVFGAIAIPQLKQQLLPSIELPMVSVLAPYQGASPDVVEKQVVEPLENTIDAVDGITGVTSTASEGNAVIMASFDYGSGSKQLVADVQQAVNRARAELPDDVDPQVVAGSTDDIPTVVLSVTSDKDQQALADQLDRTVVPSLKDIDGVGQVTVDGVRDLQVDVTPDDRRLAKAGLTPAALGKALQAGGATLPAGSFDEGGKNRTVQVGGGYTSLRQIEDLRVTPEATPGERPGKPVRLGDVATVEQRPSTATSITRTDGEPSLAVAVTMDHDGSAVAISDAVQDKLPGLREDLGSGATLTVASDQGPAVAKSIEGLTTEGALGLVFAVVIILVFLASVRSTLVTAVSIPLSVVLALIVLWTRDLSLNMLTLGALTIAIGRVVDDSIVVLENIKRHLGYGEEREQAILKAVREVAGAVTSSTLTTVAVFLPIGLVGGMVGELFGSFSLTVTAALLASLLVSLTVVPVLSYWFLRAPKAIQGVDPEEARRKAEEKESRSRLQRMYVPVLRFATRRRLTSLGIALVILVGTFGMAPLLKTNFFDQGEQEVLTIKQELKPGTSLSASDAAAKKVEKMLSGIDEIKDYQVTVGSSGFMAAFGGGTDTNQASYTLTLKDKSSYDTTQDLVEKELGKLSGIGRTTVSAGDGFGNQDLSVVVKAADAKVLREASDDVRDEVAKLDDVTDVQSDLAQSVPRISVKGTAKAAAAGFDETTLGQAVAQSVRGTTSGKAILDDTERDVVIKSSKPAKTLDELRKLTLRPGVRLGDIADVRLVDGPVSMTRIDGARAATITAKPTGDNTGAVSADLTKKLDALKLPDGATASIGGVSEDQDEAFAKLGLAMLAAVAIVFMLLVATFRSLVQPLILLVSIPFAATGAIGLLVATDTPMGVPAMIGMLMLIGIVVTNAIVLIDLINQYRGQGYGTVEAVIEGGRHRLRPILMTALATIFALLPMALGITGEGGFIAQPLAVVVIGGLITSTLLTLLLVPTLYAMVELRKDRRRAKREARRTKKSESEARPHTPEPSQP; from the coding sequence ATGTCCTGGCTTTCCAGGTTCAGCCTTGCCCAACGGGCACTCATAGGGCTGATGTCGATCATCGCGATCGTCTTCGGCGCCATCGCGATACCGCAGCTCAAGCAGCAGCTGCTGCCCTCCATCGAACTGCCCATGGTGTCCGTGCTCGCCCCGTACCAGGGTGCGTCTCCCGATGTGGTCGAGAAGCAGGTCGTCGAGCCGCTCGAGAACACCATCGACGCGGTCGACGGCATCACCGGCGTCACCTCCACGGCGAGCGAGGGCAACGCCGTGATCATGGCCTCGTTCGACTACGGCAGCGGCTCCAAGCAGCTCGTCGCCGACGTCCAGCAGGCCGTGAACCGCGCCCGCGCCGAACTCCCCGACGACGTCGACCCGCAGGTCGTCGCGGGCTCCACCGACGACATCCCCACCGTCGTCCTCTCCGTCACCTCCGACAAGGACCAGCAGGCCCTCGCCGACCAGTTGGACCGCACCGTCGTGCCGTCCCTCAAGGACATCGACGGCGTCGGCCAGGTCACCGTCGACGGCGTGCGCGACCTCCAGGTCGACGTCACCCCCGACGACCGCAGGCTGGCGAAGGCGGGGCTGACCCCGGCCGCACTCGGCAAGGCGCTCCAGGCGGGCGGCGCCACCCTGCCCGCGGGCTCCTTCGACGAGGGCGGCAAGAACCGCACCGTGCAGGTCGGCGGCGGCTACACCTCGCTGCGGCAGATCGAGGACCTGCGCGTCACGCCCGAGGCCACGCCCGGTGAGCGGCCCGGCAAGCCGGTGCGCCTCGGCGACGTCGCCACGGTCGAGCAGCGGCCGTCCACCGCGACGTCCATCACGCGCACCGATGGCGAGCCGAGCCTCGCGGTCGCCGTCACCATGGACCACGACGGCAGCGCCGTCGCCATCTCCGACGCGGTCCAGGACAAGCTGCCCGGCCTGCGCGAGGACCTCGGCTCCGGCGCGACCCTGACGGTCGCGAGCGACCAGGGCCCGGCCGTCGCCAAGTCCATCGAGGGCCTCACCACGGAGGGCGCGCTCGGCCTGGTCTTCGCGGTCGTCATCATCCTGGTCTTCCTGGCGTCGGTCCGCTCGACGCTGGTCACCGCGGTCTCCATCCCGCTCTCGGTCGTCCTCGCCCTGATCGTCCTGTGGACTCGCGACCTCTCCCTCAACATGCTCACGCTCGGCGCGCTGACCATCGCGATCGGCCGCGTCGTCGACGACTCGATCGTGGTCCTGGAGAACATCAAGCGCCACCTCGGCTACGGCGAGGAGCGCGAGCAGGCGATCCTGAAGGCGGTCCGTGAGGTGGCGGGCGCGGTCACGTCCTCCACCCTCACCACGGTCGCGGTGTTCCTCCCCATCGGCCTCGTCGGCGGCATGGTGGGCGAGCTCTTCGGCTCGTTCTCGCTGACGGTCACGGCGGCGCTCCTCGCCTCCCTGCTCGTCTCGCTCACCGTCGTGCCGGTCCTCTCGTACTGGTTCCTGCGCGCCCCGAAGGCGATCCAGGGCGTCGACCCGGAGGAGGCCCGCCGCAAGGCCGAGGAGAAGGAGAGCCGCAGCAGGCTCCAGCGGATGTACGTCCCCGTCCTGCGCTTCGCGACGCGCCGCCGCCTCACCAGCCTCGGCATCGCGCTCGTCATCCTGGTCGGCACGTTCGGCATGGCGCCGCTCCTGAAGACGAACTTCTTCGACCAGGGCGAGCAGGAAGTCCTGACCATCAAGCAGGAGCTGAAGCCCGGCACGAGCCTGTCGGCGTCGGACGCAGCGGCGAAGAAGGTCGAGAAGATGCTCTCCGGCATCGACGAGATCAAGGACTACCAGGTCACGGTCGGCTCCTCCGGCTTCATGGCGGCCTTCGGCGGCGGCACGGACACGAACCAGGCGTCGTACACCCTCACGCTCAAGGACAAGTCCTCCTACGACACGACGCAGGACCTCGTCGAGAAGGAGCTCGGCAAGCTCTCCGGGATCGGCAGGACCACCGTCTCCGCCGGTGACGGCTTCGGCAACCAGGATCTGAGCGTCGTGGTGAAGGCCGCCGACGCGAAGGTGCTGCGCGAGGCGTCCGACGACGTACGGGACGAGGTCGCGAAGCTCGACGACGTCACCGACGTCCAGAGCGACCTGGCGCAGAGCGTCCCGCGCATCTCGGTCAAGGGCACCGCCAAGGCGGCCGCGGCCGGGTTCGACGAGACGACCCTCGGCCAGGCCGTCGCCCAGTCGGTACGCGGCACCACCAGCGGCAAGGCGATCCTCGACGACACCGAGCGCGATGTCGTGATCAAGTCGTCGAAACCGGCGAAGACCCTCGACGAGCTGCGGAAACTGACCCTGCGCCCCGGCGTGCGGCTCGGCGACATCGCCGACGTCCGACTGGTCGACGGGCCGGTCTCGATGACCCGCATCGACGGTGCCCGCGCGGCGACGATCACGGCGAAGCCGACCGGCGACAACACGGGTGCGGTCAGCGCGGACCTCACGAAGAAGCTCGACGCGCTGAAGCTTCCCGACGGTGCGACGGCCTCGATCGGCGGCGTCTCCGAGGACCAGGACGAGGCGTTCGCCAAGCTGGGCCTGGCCATGCTGGCAGCCGTCGCGATCGTCTTCATGCTCCTGGTCGCGACGTTCCGCTCGCTGGTCCAGCCGCTGATCCTGCTGGTCTCCATCCCGTTCGCGGCGACGGGCGCGATCGGCCTCCTGGTCGCCACGGACACACCGATGGGCGTCCCGGCGATGATCGGCATGCTGATGCTCATCGGCATCGTCGTCACGAACGCGATCGTGCTGATCGACCTCATCAACCAGTACCGCGGACAGGGCTACGGCACGGTCGAGGCGGTCATCGAAGGCGGCCGCCACCGACTCCGCCCGATCCTGATGACGGCCCTGGCGACCATCTTCGCCCTGCTCCCGATGGCCCTGGGCATCACGGGCGAGGGCGGCTTCATAGCCCAGCCGCTGGCGGTGGTCGTCATCGGCGGCCTCATCACCTCGACCCTCCTCACCCTCCTCCTGGTCCCGACGCTCTACGCGATGGTGGAACTCCGCAAGGACCGCAGGCGCGCGAAGCGCGAGGCGAGGCGGACGAAGAAGTCCGAGTCCGAGGCCCGGCCCCACACCCCGGAGCCGTCCCAGCCCTGA
- a CDS encoding carbohydrate kinase family protein, which translates to MRIAVTGSIATDHLMTFPGRFADQLVADQLHTVSLSFLVDALDVRRGGVAANITFGMGQLGTRPILVGAAGSDFDEYRAWLDRHGVDTASVRISETLHTARFVCTTDADHNQIGSFYTGAMSEARLIELKTVADRVGGLDLVSIGADDPEAMLRHTEECRSRGIPFAADFSQQIARMEGEEIRTLLDGATYLFSNEYEKGLIESKTGWTDAEILSRVGHRVTTLGANGVRIEAVGKDPVEVGVPEEEAKVEPTGVGDAFRAGFLSGLAWGVSHERAAQVGCMLATLVIETVGTQEYELRRSNFMDRFTKAYGDEAAAEVEPHLA; encoded by the coding sequence GTGCGTATCGCAGTCACCGGCTCCATCGCCACCGACCACCTGATGACCTTCCCCGGCCGCTTCGCCGACCAGCTGGTCGCCGATCAGCTGCACACGGTCTCCCTCTCCTTCCTCGTCGACGCCCTCGACGTGCGCAGGGGCGGTGTCGCCGCCAACATCACCTTCGGCATGGGGCAGCTCGGCACCCGCCCGATCCTGGTCGGCGCCGCCGGCTCCGACTTCGACGAGTACCGCGCCTGGCTCGACCGGCACGGCGTGGACACGGCCTCGGTCCGCATCTCCGAGACGCTGCACACCGCGCGCTTCGTCTGCACCACGGACGCCGACCACAACCAGATCGGCTCCTTCTACACGGGCGCGATGAGCGAGGCCCGCCTCATCGAACTGAAGACCGTCGCGGACCGCGTGGGCGGCCTCGACCTCGTCTCGATCGGCGCCGACGACCCCGAGGCGATGCTCCGCCACACCGAGGAGTGCCGCTCCCGCGGCATCCCGTTCGCCGCGGACTTCTCGCAGCAGATCGCGCGGATGGAGGGCGAGGAGATCCGCACGCTCCTCGACGGGGCGACGTACCTCTTCTCCAACGAGTACGAGAAGGGGCTCATCGAGTCCAAGACCGGCTGGACCGACGCCGAGATCCTCTCGCGGGTCGGCCACCGCGTGACGACCCTCGGCGCGAACGGCGTCCGCATAGAGGCCGTCGGCAAGGACCCGGTCGAGGTCGGCGTCCCGGAGGAGGAGGCGAAGGTCGAGCCGACCGGCGTCGGCGACGCGTTCCGCGCGGGCTTCCTCTCGGGCCTCGCCTGGGGCGTCTCCCACGAGCGCGCGGCGCAGGTCGGCTGCATGCTCGCGACCCTGGTCATCGAGACCGTCGGCACGCAGGAGTACGAGCTGCGCCGCAGCAACTTCATGGACCGCTTCACCAAGGCGTACGGCGACGAGGCCGCCGCCGAGGTCGAGCCCCACCTGGCCTAG